One region of Anoplopoma fimbria isolate UVic2021 breed Golden Eagle Sablefish chromosome 10, Afim_UVic_2022, whole genome shotgun sequence genomic DNA includes:
- the LOC129096800 gene encoding XK-related protein 8-like isoform X2 — protein sequence MPEPVPAQVPSCAAAGNLLQVVHAGVVEISLCSSYSQIQDPEGFAVYLSHDLSMLRLIETFSESAPQLVLMLTIILQRGELDPVTVLKALGSASAIAFSVTMYHRSLRSFLPDKEKQQIISSLVYFLWNLLLISSRLAALALFASVLPCFIFAHFFCSWMFLFFCVWRSKTDFMESLCGEWLYRATVGLIWYFDWFNVVEGKTRYRTLLYHAYMLVDISLLCGLWCWKMSTEPPYFEIPPLYAVIIAVSVVAVYIIGLFFKMIYYKCYHPNLAREELKGEVTQQGQGPTRIYAWSGDETDFPMSQASNGVPDVQTDSYCESIELREDIDIDVHDRSGPSAPASDTKRCNKRMRKLAENFYS from the exons ATGCCTGAGCCAGTGCCAGCTCAAGTTCCTTCATGTGCTGCAGCTGGGAATCTACTTCAGGTTGT GCACGCTGGCGTGGTGGAGATCTCCTTGTGCAGCTCCTACTCACAGATCCAGGACCCTGAGGGCTTCGCCGTGTACCTGAGCCACGACCTGAGCATGCTGCGGCTCATAGAGACGTTTTCGGAGAGCGCCCCCCAGCTCGTCCTCATGCTCACCATCATCCTGCAGCGCGGCGAGCTCGACCCCGTCACAG tgttgAAGGCCCTCGGGTCGGCCTCGGCCATCGCCTTCAGCGTGACCATGTACCACCGCTCCCTGCGCTCCTTCCTGCCCGACAAGGAGAAGCAGCAGATTATCTCATCGCTGGTCTACTTCCTGTGGAACCTGCTCCTCATCTCGTCGCGCCTCGCCGCCCTCGCCCTCTTCGCCTCCGTGCTGCCCTGCTTCATCTTCGCCCACTTCTTCTGCTCCTGgatgttcttgttcttctgcGTGTGGCGATCCAAGACGGACTTCATGGAAAGCCTCTGCGGGGAGTGGCTCTACCGAGCCACCGTGGGCCTCATTTGGTACTTCGACTGGTTCAACGTGGTGGAGGGGAAGACGAGGTACCGGACCCTGCTGTATCACGCCTACATGCTGGTTGATATTTCCCTCCTCTGCGGTCTGTGGTGCTGGAAGATGAGCACAGAACCGCCTTATTTTGAAATTCCACCCTTGTATGCCGTTATCATCGCTGTCAGCGttgttgcagtttacattatcggcctcttttttaaaatgatatactACAAGTGCTACCATCCAAACCTGGCCAGGGAGGAGCTGAAAGGAGAAGTCACTCAACAGGGACAGGGACCTACTAGGATTTATGCATGGTCTGGTGATGAAACAGATTTTCCTATGTCCCAAGCCAGTAACGGGGTCCCAGATGTTCAAACCGACAGCTACTGTGAGTCCATAGAGCTGAGGGAGGACATAGACATAGACGTTCATGATCGCAGTGGGCCTAGCGCTCCAGCATCAGACACTAAACGTTGCAATAAAAGAATGAGGAAGTTGGCTGAGAACTTCTACTCCTGA
- the LOC129096800 gene encoding XK-related protein 8-like isoform X1, which produces MGVFKYSPVDFLFICLGLVFLLLDIALDIYAVVSFYQEKDYANLGILLLLLLGSSVLVQAFSWLWYSYEDFQRQTKVEKCLSQCQLKFLHVLQLGIYFRHAGVVEISLCSSYSQIQDPEGFAVYLSHDLSMLRLIETFSESAPQLVLMLTIILQRGELDPVTVLKALGSASAIAFSVTMYHRSLRSFLPDKEKQQIISSLVYFLWNLLLISSRLAALALFASVLPCFIFAHFFCSWMFLFFCVWRSKTDFMESLCGEWLYRATVGLIWYFDWFNVVEGKTRYRTLLYHAYMLVDISLLCGLWCWKMSTEPPYFEIPPLYAVIIAVSVVAVYIIGLFFKMIYYKCYHPNLAREELKGEVTQQGQGPTRIYAWSGDETDFPMSQASNGVPDVQTDSYCESIELREDIDIDVHDRSGPSAPASDTKRCNKRMRKLAENFYS; this is translated from the exons ATGGGTGTGTTCAAGTACTCCCCCGTGGACTTCCTCTTCATTTGTTTGGGTCTGGTGTTCCTGCTGCTCGACATAGCGTTGGACATATATGCCGTCGTGTCCTTCTACCAGGAAAAAGACTACGCCAACCTCGGcatcctgctgctgcttctcctggGCTCGTCCGTCCTCGTCCAGGCCTTCAGCTGGCTGTGGTACAGCTACGAGGACTTCCAGAGGCAGACCAAGGTGGAGAAATGCCTGAGCCAGTGCCAGCTCAAGTTCCTTCATGTGCTGCAGCTGGGAATCTACTTCAG GCACGCTGGCGTGGTGGAGATCTCCTTGTGCAGCTCCTACTCACAGATCCAGGACCCTGAGGGCTTCGCCGTGTACCTGAGCCACGACCTGAGCATGCTGCGGCTCATAGAGACGTTTTCGGAGAGCGCCCCCCAGCTCGTCCTCATGCTCACCATCATCCTGCAGCGCGGCGAGCTCGACCCCGTCACAG tgttgAAGGCCCTCGGGTCGGCCTCGGCCATCGCCTTCAGCGTGACCATGTACCACCGCTCCCTGCGCTCCTTCCTGCCCGACAAGGAGAAGCAGCAGATTATCTCATCGCTGGTCTACTTCCTGTGGAACCTGCTCCTCATCTCGTCGCGCCTCGCCGCCCTCGCCCTCTTCGCCTCCGTGCTGCCCTGCTTCATCTTCGCCCACTTCTTCTGCTCCTGgatgttcttgttcttctgcGTGTGGCGATCCAAGACGGACTTCATGGAAAGCCTCTGCGGGGAGTGGCTCTACCGAGCCACCGTGGGCCTCATTTGGTACTTCGACTGGTTCAACGTGGTGGAGGGGAAGACGAGGTACCGGACCCTGCTGTATCACGCCTACATGCTGGTTGATATTTCCCTCCTCTGCGGTCTGTGGTGCTGGAAGATGAGCACAGAACCGCCTTATTTTGAAATTCCACCCTTGTATGCCGTTATCATCGCTGTCAGCGttgttgcagtttacattatcggcctcttttttaaaatgatatactACAAGTGCTACCATCCAAACCTGGCCAGGGAGGAGCTGAAAGGAGAAGTCACTCAACAGGGACAGGGACCTACTAGGATTTATGCATGGTCTGGTGATGAAACAGATTTTCCTATGTCCCAAGCCAGTAACGGGGTCCCAGATGTTCAAACCGACAGCTACTGTGAGTCCATAGAGCTGAGGGAGGACATAGACATAGACGTTCATGATCGCAGTGGGCCTAGCGCTCCAGCATCAGACACTAAACGTTGCAATAAAAGAATGAGGAAGTTGGCTGAGAACTTCTACTCCTGA
- the xkr8.3 gene encoding XK-related protein 8.3 — translation MERATFSKYSWIDFAFSVVGVCTFLVDWGSDLWVAAEFYYRGDFIWFGVLVGLMVLSSVVVQTFSWFWLKYDRELPGFRAHTSGTVVFLGDRVKLSGVLHVLQLGFLCRHISAIRQGFRVWWRKEEGSEYAVYLTHDLSMLRLIETFCESAPQLTLMIYVMLTTNKARTVQFVSIAASTTSIAWMVVDYHRSLRSFLPDKAKQGWCSSLIYFLCNLLLIAPRVAALALFASVLSEYMAAHFLMLWSVFALWAWRQGTDFMDSVAGEWLYRATVGLIWYFSWFNVAEGQTRSRSIIYHSFITTDGVILLTTWWCYRDPVQTEPYALALLIALPHIYLLGLLFKALYYCCFHPKLWRPPVRDPGLPVDLPDAAVSFRDFSIQDGALPSQLLNQRMACHATCFY, via the exons ATGGAGCGCGcgactttttcaaaatactccTGGATCGATTTCGCCTTCTCCGTGGTCGGAGTGTGCACCTTCCTGGTGGACTGGGGCTCGGACCTGTGGGTGGCCGCCGAGTTTTACTACCGAGGGGACTTCATCTGGTTCGGGGTTCTGGTCGGCCTCATGGTCCTGTCCTCCGTCGTGGTCCAGACGTTCAGCTGGTTCTGGTTGAAGTATGACCGCGAGCTGCCGGGGTTCCGCGCGCACACCTCGGGGACGGTGGTGTTCCTCGGGGACCGGGTGAAGCTCTCCGGCGTGCTACACGTGCTGCAGCTGGGTTTCCTTTGCAG GCACATCTCCGCCATACGACAGGGCTTCAGGGTTTGGTGGCGGAAAGAGGAAGGGTCAGAGTACGCCGTTTACCTGACACACGACCTCAGCATGCTCCGGCTCATCGAGACCTTCTGTGAGAGCGCCCCTCAGCTCACCCTGATGATCTATGTCATGCTGACCACAAACAAGGCCAGGACCGTTCAGT ttgtgAGCATCGCTGCATCAACCACTTCCATAGCGTGGATGGTAGTGGATTACCACCGCTCCCTGCGCTCCTTCCTCCCTGACAAGGCCAAGCAGGGCTGGTGCTCTTCTTTGATCTACTTCCTGTGCAACCTGCTGCTGATCGCCCCACGCGTTGCCGCCCTCGCCCTCTTCGCCTCGGTGCTGTCCGAGTACATGGCCGCCCACTTTCTGATGCTGTGGTCCGTCTTCGCGCTGTGGGCCTGGCGGCAGGGAACGGACTTCATGGACAGCGTTGCCGGGGAGTGGCTCTACCGGGCCACCGTGGGGCTCATTTGGTACTTCAGCTGGTTTAACGTGGCAGAGGGTCAGACCCGAAGCAGGAGCATCATCTACCACTCTTTCATCACCACGGACGGAGTGATCCTGCTGACGACCTGGTGGTGCTACAGGGACCCTGTCCAGACCGAGCCGTACGCCCTGGCTCTGCTCATAGCTCTACCTCACATCTACCTCCTGGGGCTGCTCTTTAAGGCCCTCTACTACTGCTGCTTCCACCCCAAGCTGTGGAGGCCGCCGGTGAGGGACCCGGGACTGCCCGTTGATCTGCCCGACGCAGCGGTGTCCTTCAGAGACTTTTCCATCCAGGACGGCGCCCTGCCCTCCCAGCTCCTCAACCAGCGGATGGCCTGCCACGCCACTTGTTTTTACTGA
- the srsf4 gene encoding serine/arginine-rich splicing factor 4 — translation MSRVYIGRLSYRAREKDVERFFKGYGKILEVDLKNGYGFVEFDDPRDADDAVYDLNGKELCGERVIVEHTKGPRRDGGYGGGGSGGGGGGGGGGGGGGGGSSSGGGSGGGGGGGRSGYGRWGRDRYGPPIRTDYRLIVENLSSRCSWQDLKDYMRQAGEVTYADTHKGRRNEGVIEFRLYSDMKRALEKLDGTEVNGRKIRLIEDRPGARRKRSYSRSRSHSRSRSRSRRSRKSRSRSDSSSRSRSHSRAASHSRSRSRSKKNKIKGKKEEEERSNGAPKNKERSRSRSPKSRSPKSKKCKKDGKKKKDDSRSRSRSRSRSRSRSRSGMKDRSRKSGSKGREQPKSDDEGGEADRGSRSRSRSPAESKSRARSKSKSKSRSPSPAKARSRSASRSESRSKSRSQSRSRSRSRS, via the exons ATGTCGAGGGTGTACATCGGGAGACTGAGCTACAGAGCCAGAGAAAAGGACGTGGAGAGATTCTTCAAAGGCTACGGGAAGATACTCGAAGTGGACCTGAAAAACGG GTATGGGTTTGTTGAATTTGATGACCCGCGTGATGCAGATGATGCTGTTTATGACTTGAACGGCAAGGAGTTGTGTGGTGAGAGGGTCATTGTGGAGCACACCAAGGGACCCCGTCGGGATGGAGGATATGGAGGTGGTGgtagtggaggaggaggaggaggtggtggaggaggaggaggaggcggaggaggcagcagcagcggcggcggcagtggtggtggtggtggtggcggaaGAA GTGGATATGGCCGCTGGGGAAGAGACAGATATGGTCCACCTATAAGGACAGATTATCGACTCATTGTTGAGAATCTTTCAAGCCGCTGCAGCTGGCAGGATTTGAAG GACTACATGAGGCAGGCAGGGGAGGTGACTTACGCTGACACCCACAAAGGTCGGAGGAACGAGGGGGTGATCGAGTTCAGGCTCTACTCTGATATGAAGAGGGCTCTGGAGAAGCTCGATGGCACAGAAGTGAACGGCAGAAAGATCCGTCTCATCGAGGACCGCCCCGGCGCCAGACGCAAACGCTCTTATTCGCGCAGTCGCAGCCATTCCAG GTCCCGCTCCAGGAGCCGCAGGTCTCGCAAGAGCCGCAGCCGCAGTGATAGCAGCAGTCGCAGCCGCTCCCACTCCAG AGCGGCGTCCCACTCCCGCAGCCGATCTCGTAGCAAGAAGAACAAGATCAAGGgcaagaaggaggaagaggagcgcaGCAACGGCGCTCCGAAGAACAAGGAGCGCAGCAGGAGTCGCAGTCCCAAGAGTCGCAGCCCCAAGAGCAAAAAGTGCAAGAAAGacgggaagaagaagaaggacgaTTCCAGGTCCAGGTCTCGCTCCCGCTCCCGCTCCAGGTCTCGTTCAAGATCGGGGATGAAGGATCGCTCCAGGAAGTCCGGCTCAAAGGGCCGCGAGCAGCCCAAGAGCGACGACGAGGGAGGCGAGGCCGATCGGGGTTCCCGCTCTCGTTCTCGCTCCCCCGCTGAATCCAAATCCAGAGCGAGGTCTAAATCAAAGTCCAAATCCCGCTCCCCCTCCCCCGCCAAAGCCCGCTCCCGATCCGCCTCCCGCTCAGAGTCCCGCTCCAAATCCCGCTCCCAATCTCGTTCTCGCTCCCGTTCCCGCTCGTAG
- the msto1 gene encoding protein misato homolog 1: MSNYFREVITLQLGHYSNFVGTHWWNLQDASLSYDPETPPSEIQSDVLFREGQTTSGHVTHTPRLIAMDLKGSLRTLRQEGSLYDPGKDTSASTWDGSIMMHKESPPQKNLFLEDLDKLDKGEIIYEDDINSSPQPRHSGAVSVDTVNSQLARVLKGYRLEGSVKVWSDFLRIHLHPRTISVIHQYNHDGEAHRLEAFGQGDALLQGSVLEQLEDKLHFFVEECDYLQGFQVFCDLADGFAGLGSKVTEMLRDSYGGRGILTWGMAPVSHPDSTPMKELYHVLNCALGTVNMAAHSSFFCPLTLRGGLGRRPSAPIAFPHLNYDPSMWYHSSSVLALALDAFTLPYRLKNDSVPMWQMADALAVSGRKVVAAYGAVPFPMMQGGTLPDALSACADALPWKPLSACSETGDGRCYGQLAVLKGFEGQRLISSLAPGTQPSTPLHGLHSGEDVLESYIRSFYPTSPLNLHLVSTPSALTPPFPQIFSQSLSAQGFLQSQLPPPGSRPPVVSSTPVMTSLQSGPALGSWLSELHRGASALDINRVASSFLSQGPEMADYKEALEELRLLARCYRDDSGGAAHSSSEEDDD, from the exons ATGAGTAACTACTTTAGAGAAGTCATCACTCTTCAGTTGGGACATTATTCAAACTTTGTTGGGACTCACTGGTGGAATTTACAG GATGCGTCTTTATCATACGATCCAGAAACGCCACCGAGTGAGATCCAGAGCGATGTCCTGTTTCGTGAAGGACAGACTACGAGCGGACATGTCACCCACACGCCTCGCCTCATCGCCATGGATCTCAAAG GAAGTCTCCGGACTCTACGGCAGGAGGGAAGTCTGTATGACCCCGGCAAAGACACCTCCGCTTCCACATG GGATGGAAGCATCATGATGCACAAAGAAAGTCCACCTCAGAAAAACCTCTTTCTGGAAGATCTGGACAAGCTGGAT AAAGGGGAGATCATTTATGAAGATGATATTAACTCCAGTCCCCAGCCCCGGCACTCTG GTGCAGTGAGTGTGGACACCGTGAACAGCCAGCTGGCTCGAGTCCTGAAGGGCTACCGGCTGGAGGGCAGCGTGAAGGTGTGGTCCGACTTCCTCAGGATCCACCTGCACCCTCGCACTATCTCCGTCATCCACCAGTACAACCATGACGG TGAGGCTCACCGTCTGGAGGCTTTTGGCCAGGGAGACGCTCTCCTGCAGGGGTCGGTGCTCGAGCAGCTGGAGGACAAACTGCACTTCTTTGTGGAGGAGTGTGATTACCTCCAG GGCTTCCAGGTCTTCTGTGACCTGGCCGACGGCTTTGCCGGCCTGGGGTCGAAGGTCACGGAGATGCTGCGGGACTCTTACGGTGGGAGAGGCATCCTCACCTGGGGGATGGCTCCCGTCAGTCATCCAGATTCA ACTCCCATGAAGGAGCTCTACCACGTGTTGAACTGTGCGTTGGGGACAGTCAACATGGCCGCCCACAGCTCCTTCTTCTGCCCGTTGACCCTGCGTGGTGGACTGGGCAGACGGCCCTCAGCTCCCATAGCGTTCCCACACCTAAACTATGAT CCGTCGATGTGGTACCACTCCAGCTCTGTGCTGGCTTTGGCCCTCGATGCCTTCACATTACCGTACAGGCTGAAGAACGACAGCGTTCCCATGTGGCAGATGGCCGACGCGCTCGCCGTGTCGGGGAGAAAG GTGGTGGCCGCCTATGGCGCCGTCCCCTTTCCCATGATGCAAGGCGGTACTCTCCCAGACGCCCTGAGCGCCTGCGCGGACGCGTTGCCCTGGAAACCGCTATCAGCCTGCTCAGAAACCGGCGACGGTCGATGCTACGGCCAGTTGGCGGTGCTCAAAGGCTTTGAGGGCCAGAGACTCATCAG CTCTCTGGCTCCAGGGACTCAGCCATCTACTCCTCTGCACGGCCTCCACAGCGGAGAGGACGTCCTGGAGTCCTACATCAGATCTTTCTATCCTACGTCTCCTCT GAATCTGCATTTGGTGTCTACACCCAGTGCACTGACGCCACCTTTCCCTCAGATATTCAGTCAGTCCCTCAGTGCTCAGGGCTTCCTGCAGAGCCAGCTTCCTCCGCCCGGCT CTCGACCCCCCGTGGTCTCCTCCACTCCCGTCATGACGTCCCTCCAGTCCGGTCCCGCCCTGGGCTCGTGGCTGTCCGAGCTGCATCGCGGTGCCAGCGCTTTGGACATCAACCGCGTGGCCTCCAGCTTCCTCTCCCAGGGGCCCGAAATGGCCGACTACAAGGAGGCCCTGGAGGAATTGCGCCTGCTGGCCCGGTGTTACCGCGACGACAGCGGAGGGGCAGCGCACTCCTCCTCGGAAGAAGATGATGACTAA
- the LOC129096987 gene encoding probable ATP-dependent RNA helicase ddx6: MATARTENIGPVVMGLNKQNGQLRGQTKPASVQSASTTQGKALGAPQIAGSAAQDGGGIKFGDDWKKSLKLPPKDTRVKTSDVTSTKGNEFEDYCLKRELLMGIFEMGWEKPSPIQEESIPIALSGRDILARAKNGTGKSGAYLIPLLERIDLKKDHIQALVMVPTRELALQVSQISIQISKHLGGVKVMATTGGTNLRDDIMRLDETVHVVIATPGRILDLIKKGVAKVDRVQMMVMDEADKLLSQDFVVLIEDIISFLAKNRQILLYSATFPISVQKFMAKHLQKPYEINLMEELTLKGITQYYAYVTERQKVHCLNTLFSRLQINQSIIFCNSTQRVELLAKKITQLGYSCFYIHAKMMQEYRNRVFHDFRNGLCRNLVCTDLFTRGIDIQAVNVVINFDFPKNAETYLHRIGRSGRFGHLGLAINLITSEDRFNLKSIEDQLVTDIKPIPSSIDKSLYVAEFHTSGGDCDVEEIEEKPGRQQDSA; encoded by the exons ATGGCAACCGCCAGAACAGAAAACATTGGCCCAGTCGTCATGGGACTGAACAAGCAGAACGGGCAGCTCAGAGGACAGACCAAACCAGCTTCAGTCCAGTCAGCATCCACAACTCAAGGAAAGGCTTTGGGTGCCCCCCAGATAGCAGGCAGTGCCGCTCAGGATGGAGGAGGCATCAAGTTTGGAGATGACTGGAAAAAGAGCCTGAAGCTCCCACCCAAAGACACCAGGGTCAAAACCTCA GATGTGACGTCCACTAAGGGGAATGAATTTGAAGATTACTGTCTCAAAAGAGAACTCCTGATGGGCATCTTTGAAATGGGATGGGAGAAACCTTCGCCTATCcag GAGGAGAGCATTCCCATTGCTCTTTCTGGACGGGATATTCTGGCTCGGGCTAAGAACGGAACAGGGAAAAGTGGAGCCTATCTCATCCCACTGCTGGAGAGAATAGACCTGAAAAAGGACCACATACAGG CACTGGTCATGGTTCCCACCCGTGAGCTGGCTCTGCAGGTTAGCCAGATCTCCATCCAGATCAGCAAACACCTGGGGGGAGTCAAAGTCATGGCCACCACCGGGGGCACCAACCTGCGAGATGACATCATGCGCCTGGATGAGACCG TGCATGTGGTCATCGCCACGCCTGGTAGGATCCTGGACTTGATAAAGAAGGGAGTGGCAAAGGTGGATAGAGTCcagatgatggtgatggatgag gCCGACAAGCTGCTGTCTCAGGATTTTGTGGTGCTCATCGAGGATATCATCAGCTTCCTGGCCAAGAACAGGCAGATCCTGCTCTACTCTGCGACCTTCCCCATCAGCGTGCAGAAGTTCATG GCCAAGCACCTTCAGAAACCCTACGAAATAAACCTGATGGAGGAGCTGACTCTGAAGGGCATTACTCAATACTACGCCTACgtcacagagaggcagaaagtcCACTGCCTCAACACACTGTTCTCCAGG CTTCAGATCAACCAGTCGATTATCTTCTGTAACTCCACTCAGAGGGTGGAGCTCTTGGCCAAGAAAATCACTCAGCTGGGCTACTCCTGTTTCTACATCCACGCCAAGATGATGCAG gaatACAGAAACCGCGTGTTTCACGACTTCAGAAATGGACTGTGCAGAAACCTGGTCTGCACTG ATCTCTTCACCAGGGGTATTGACATCCAGGCTGTCAATGTAGTCATCAACTTCGACTTCCCCAAGAATGCTGAGACTTACCTTCATCGTATTGGAAGATCAG GGAGGTTTGGTCACCTGGGCTTGGCCATCAACCTGATCACATCAGAGGACCGCTTCAACCTGAAGTCCATCGAGGATCAGCTGGTGACCGACATCAAGCCCATTCCCAGCAGCATCGACAAGAGCCTCTACGTGGCCGAGTTCCACACGTCTGGAGGCGATTGCGATGTGGAGGAGATCGAGGAGAAACCGGGACGCCAACAGGACAGCGCCTAA